A window from bacterium encodes these proteins:
- the thpR gene encoding RNA 2',3'-cyclic phosphodiesterase — protein sequence MRTFIGIRISEEIKKNFLEITGKLSSKTKEARIVPPENLHITLKFLGNVETSCLANIKDILSNICGEFEPFDMQVKGLGVFPEQKQLRVLWIGVKSNGYLKSLNRKIEEEFEKLGFPNEKRFKEHITISRFRSLPNLSVINNLMDRFSEHSFGVMNVEGVELIESVLTSSSPPVYKTLFHCPFL from the coding sequence ATGAGAACTTTTATAGGTATAAGAATATCTGAAGAAATAAAGAAGAATTTTCTGGAGATAACAGGAAAACTGTCTTCTAAAACTAAAGAAGCAAGAATTGTCCCTCCTGAAAACCTGCATATTACTTTAAAATTTTTAGGTAATGTTGAAACATCTTGTCTTGCAAATATTAAAGATATATTGAGTAATATTTGTGGTGAATTTGAACCATTCGATATGCAAGTGAAAGGGTTAGGGGTATTCCCAGAACAAAAACAGTTAAGAGTTTTATGGATTGGGGTGAAATCTAACGGGTATCTTAAAAGTTTAAATAGAAAAATAGAAGAAGAGTTTGAAAAACTGGGTTTTCCTAATGAAAAAAGATTTAAAGAGCACATAACTATATCAAGGTTTAGGTCTTTACCTAACCTTTCAGTAATAAATAATTTAATGGATAGGTTTTCAGAACATTCTTTTGGTGTTATGAATGTTGAAGGTGTTGAACTTATTGAAAGTGTTTTAACCAGTAGTAGTCCTCCTGTTTATAAGACGCTTTTCCATTGTCCTTTTTTATAA